TCAAGGTCCCCTTCGGCCGCCAGTGGCTGACATCATCCACGAAGTTCCTTTTCATGAACCGCAGCAATATCGGTGACAACCTCGGTTTCCGCCGGGATATCGGGATCATGTTTGAGCGTCACTCCGCTTACAACCAGGGTGCCTTCGCCCGGGAGAACATGAAGGAGCCGGTCTGGAATTATTCCGTCGGGATCTTCAACGGGAACCACAGGGCGAACGGCAACGGTTTCCTCTCCGGTTCCGACAGTTCCGCCCGGATCGGTAAGGGGAATGACAACGACCAGTATCTATACGTGGGCCGTCTCACCTGGACCCCCGTGAAAGGGGATCGGGGGCTCAAAAGGGTAAGCCTCGGCCTGAGCGCCGGATATCAGCGCAGCCCGACGAACGGGGACAAGTTCGTTCTCGACGATTCGAAAAAGGCGGCCTTCGACGTCTCCTCGGGCGAACCCTGGAAGTTCTCCGATTACGAGGCGGCCTGGGGCGCGGACGGCCAGGTCATCATCGGGCCGGCCATCATCCAGGCCGAGTATATCCGTCGGAAGCTGAAGACCGACGATCTGCTTACCTTTGCCGACGGTGACCGGGCCCGGTCGGTCACAGCCGACGGGTGGTATCTGCAGGGGGGGTATTACGTGATTCCCGGAAAACTTTCTCTGAACGCCCGTTACGAGACCTACGACCCCAACCGTGCGGTCACCTCGCGAAATGATTACAGCCGTTATGCCCTGGGGTTCAACTATTACATCCGCAAGAACCGGTTCAAGCTCCAGGGAGATTACACCTGGCAGGACGAGGCCGTGGAGGATCTGAGCAACAACTTCTGGGAGTTGCAGTTGCAGGCGCTGTTCTGAAAGGCCTCTTAGGCAAAGGGGGGTAGGGGGGATTTGAACTGAGACACTATTCCATCTTCTCGATCAGTCCATCCTTGGACAGCCGGTAGGCGTGGTTTCCGGAGAGACCGGCAATCTCCGCCGGCGTAAAATGTCCGGGGTGGTAATAGCAGATCTGGATAACCGGTTTTTTGCATTGTCGAAGAAAGTGGTCCATCTTTTTCTCAAAATAGAAGATCTCTTCCTTACCGTTTTCGTCGGAGAGGAGTCTTGACATGTCCCGGACAACAATTAGCCCCTTCCATGCGGATTGTGTGATCTGATCATAGAAGTTCCTGACACAGTTGAAAAGGTGCTTCCCGTCGCATTGTCCCTGGTGCAGAAGCGCGGTCCTGGCCGAGCTGAAAATCAACTGTTCCTTTTCCATCAATTCATAGGTCGGCAGGTTCTCGCCGGAAAGAATTTCCTTGGTCCGGTCAATATCCTCCGGAGACCCGAAGAAAGCGCAGGCAAAGTCACGGGCCAGGTAGCTTTTCCAGAGGGGAACGAATTTTCGGATCAGGACATCGGTCTCCTCATGGACCTCAATGACGTGCTGTACGGAGACGGCGTGACGATCCAGCGGCAGCGTGAAGAAGAAGGTGGCGCCTTTCCCCTTGCGGCTCTGTACCCAAATGTTCCCGCCGTAATGTTCCACGATGTTCTTTACGACGGAGAGCCCAAGACCGCTTCCCTGGTTTTTCCGGATCGACTTGTCCATGACCCTTCCGAACTTTTTGAAGAGCATGTCCTGGAACTTTTTTTCGATCCCCGGTCCGGAGTCACGGACGGAAAAACGGAAGAGGCGTTCTTCCCGAATCGTTTCAGCCCGGACGGAAATTTTGCCTCCCCGGGGAGTAAATTTGATAGCGTTGTCCATGAGGTTTGAGATGACCTGTTTAAGGCGTCCTGTGTCGGCCGTAAAGCCGGGAAGGTTCTCCGCTATTTCCGTTTCGAGATGAATCTTCTTTTCGCGCAGCCGGGAATCGAAGGTCTGAAGCATGTCGAGAATCAGCGTATGTAAGTCGATTTCGTCTTTCTTGAAATCGACAAAACCTGATTCCAGTTTCGAAAGATCCAGGTAATCGTTGATCAGCTGGGTCATGCGAAAGCTTTCCTGTGTGATAATGCCGAGGAATTCTTGGCGCGTCTCCGGAGGTTCATCGGGATACTTTTGAAGCAGATCGGCGTAGCTGACAATGGAGGTCAGTGGTGTGCGCAGGTCATGGACGGCAATATCAATGAATTCCGATTTCTCCAGGTTCAACTCTTTCAACCGTTCATTCGTCAGCCGGAGTTCCGCATTGGCTTCCCGCAATTCCTGTACCCGTCGTTCTACTTCCTGTTCCATTCTGCGGTTTACATCCTCCAACTGTTTCAGGTATTTTTTTCGTTCCTCCTCAAGGGTTTGCCGGTCCGTGACGTCCTGGCGAATCTGGATCATGGAACAGGACCCGTCGGGGTTTTTCAAGGGGACGGAGGTCATCCGGTAGTATCGACCGTCTTCGTTTCTTTTGGTAACCTCAAAGCGAGTCTTCTTTTTCCCCAGGATCTCCGTGAGAGAGCAGACTTCATCTTTGCAGGATTCGTCGAAGCCGCGAAAGACCTTGTAGCATTTTCGTCCCACAATCTCTCCGAAGTGCCGCCGGATCGGGTCGTTTACGAATTCGATCTCATAATCCTTGTTGATGACACAGACCCCTTCCCCCATATTCATGAGGATCGACTCCATCCGTTCCTTCTGGTCCATGAGAGCCTCGGTGAGAGTGGTGACCTCCGTGACGTCGTTGATCGTTTCAATGATCTGTTCCACCTTACCGTCTTCTCCGAAGAGCGGGATCGCGCTCACTTCGGCGATGATCCGGTTTCCGTTGTTGCTCCTCAAGCGATGCTGATACCGGGAGGGGAGTCCGTTCCTGATGATCTCATCGGTCGGGCAGTGTGTACAGGGTTCCTCTTGCCCGCGGAAAATCTTGTGGCAGGTTTGTCCATTTAGCTCCGCTTCGGAATGATGAAGCATCTTCTGCAGGGCATGATTGGTGGAACGGATCCTGTGATCCGGGGTGATCACACAGATCCCCATACTGGCATTGTTTAGGATGGTTTCCAGGTAGGTGTGGGCCTGTGCCAGTTCCTGGTTGTTCTTTTTCAGCAGTTTTCTGGAGGTCTCCAGTTCCTGTGTCTTTGTTTCCAGCTCCTGATTCGAGAGGTTGATCTCTTCGTTGGTCGATTCAAGTTCCTCATTGGAAATCTGTAACTCCTCATTGGCGGATTCCAATTCTTCATTGCTGAGCTGATACTTTTCGTTGAGTTCCTCCAATTCCCGGTTGGCCCGGATTAAAGAAAGATTTTTTTCCGCCACGTCCTCCTGCGAACGTTTGAGAGTGTTGAGCATGTAGTTGAAGGCCCTGTGCAGTCCGCCGAACTCGTCTTTCCGGTCTTCCTTCAGATGAAACGAAAAATCTCCCTCACTGATCTTCTTAACGGCTGTCATCAGGTTGCGAAGCGGGGAGGCGATCGTCCTGGAGAAATAAAAGAAGCTGAAAGGAATGAGGAACGCGAGAAAGAGAGCGGTCAAGATTAATGTGGTCAGGAGCCTTGCATTCATTCCGGCTTCGGCCTTGCCGGCAAGATTCCGGGATTTCCGGAGGTTGGAGGTGATGCTCTGTAGTTGTTGTGATGCCTCCGCAACGGATCGGTTCAGGTCATGTAGTAGGATATTCCCCCGGGGATTCCCGGTCGGAGGAGTGTGCATGCGGAGTTGCTCCCCCGTTTGAATGATTTTGTTGAGAACGGCTACCAGGGATTGGATCGGGGCCTGGTTCTCAGCCGGCCATGAATCGGTTTTTAATTGCCTGATGGCTTTGTGAAGAGCTCCGAGGTTTTGTCGTAATGCGTTCCCGTTGTCCGGATTCCTCGACAGGAGAAAATCCCGGCAGGCGAAATCTGTTTGATGCAGGGTGTTTTTGATCTCTTCAATTTTCGAGAGAGATGCCTCCATCCGGTGCGTTTTTTGCTCTGCATGGGAGCCTTCCTGGAAGAAATAGAACGCAAGGAGCAACGTAACGCTCAACATCATTCCCATCGCGGCCAGTTCCAGATAAATTTTGGTCCGGATCTTCATGGTTTTTTCCCTTGAGTTGCTTTCTGATAAATTCTGTTTCTGGAGGAGAGTGTGACCAATTTTTTCTGCCGGAAGTGAGGGGGAGGAGATTCAGCTTTTCCCAGGACCAGAATCCCTTCGGGATTCAGATTCTCGTAAAATTTGCGGTAGATCTCTTCCTGGGCGGCACTATTCAGAAAAATAAGGACATTTCGGCAGAAGATCAAGTCAAGATGGTTGATGGAGGCACCCTGCAGCAGATCGTGACGACCGAAGATAATTTGTTTGCGTACTTCCGGAACAATCCGGGCAACCTTTCCGGGAAGAAAATATTTTTTTCGGATTTTCGTAGAAAGGTTTGCCAGTGCCTCCGGAGGGTATTCTCCTTTCCGGGCTTGTGCAATGACGATCTCGTCCACATCGGTAGCGAAGATCCGGACCGGATGAGTCGACAGGTTCGGCCGGACGCTTTCAAGAAGGGAGATGGCCACGGAGTACGCCTCCTCTCCCGTGGAACATCCGGTAATCCAGATACGGAATTCACGTTTCCGGAAA
This window of the Deltaproteobacteria bacterium genome carries:
- a CDS encoding protein-glutamate O-methyltransferase CheR, with the protein product MKTSVDFHHYKEGYLQRQIRRQLTKNRLKNHREYSDLIERDDRTPQNLINNLTIHVTRFFRDPEVFVFLQEHVLPLLWKQHGSFRKREFRIWITGCSTGEEAYSVAISLLESVRPNLSTHPVRIFATDVDEIVIAQARKGEYPPEALANLSTKIRKKYFLPGKVARIVPEVRKQIIFGRHDLLQGASINHLDLIFCRNVLIFLNSAAQEEIYRKFYENLNPEGILVLGKAESPPPHFRQKKLVTLSSRNRIYQKATQGKKP
- a CDS encoding PAS domain-containing protein, producing the protein MKIRTKIYLELAAMGMMLSVTLLLAFYFFQEGSHAEQKTHRMEASLSKIEEIKNTLHQTDFACRDFLLSRNPDNGNALRQNLGALHKAIRQLKTDSWPAENQAPIQSLVAVLNKIIQTGEQLRMHTPPTGNPRGNILLHDLNRSVAEASQQLQSITSNLRKSRNLAGKAEAGMNARLLTTLILTALFLAFLIPFSFFYFSRTIASPLRNLMTAVKKISEGDFSFHLKEDRKDEFGGLHRAFNYMLNTLKRSQEDVAEKNLSLIRANRELEELNEKYQLSNEELESANEELQISNEELESTNEEINLSNQELETKTQELETSRKLLKKNNQELAQAHTYLETILNNASMGICVITPDHRIRSTNHALQKMLHHSEAELNGQTCHKIFRGQEEPCTHCPTDEIIRNGLPSRYQHRLRSNNGNRIIAEVSAIPLFGEDGKVEQIIETINDVTEVTTLTEALMDQKERMESILMNMGEGVCVINKDYEIEFVNDPIRRHFGEIVGRKCYKVFRGFDESCKDEVCSLTEILGKKKTRFEVTKRNEDGRYYRMTSVPLKNPDGSCSMIQIRQDVTDRQTLEEERKKYLKQLEDVNRRMEQEVERRVQELREANAELRLTNERLKELNLEKSEFIDIAVHDLRTPLTSIVSYADLLQKYPDEPPETRQEFLGIITQESFRMTQLINDYLDLSKLESGFVDFKKDEIDLHTLILDMLQTFDSRLREKKIHLETEIAENLPGFTADTGRLKQVISNLMDNAIKFTPRGGKISVRAETIREERLFRFSVRDSGPGIEKKFQDMLFKKFGRVMDKSIRKNQGSGLGLSVVKNIVEHYGGNIWVQSRKGKGATFFFTLPLDRHAVSVQHVIEVHEETDVLIRKFVPLWKSYLARDFACAFFGSPEDIDRTKEILSGENLPTYELMEKEQLIFSSARTALLHQGQCDGKHLFNCVRNFYDQITQSAWKGLIVVRDMSRLLSDENGKEEIFYFEKKMDHFLRQCKKPVIQICYYHPGHFTPAEIAGLSGNHAYRLSKDGLIEKME